A section of the Oncorhynchus keta strain PuntledgeMale-10-30-2019 chromosome 15, Oket_V2, whole genome shotgun sequence genome encodes:
- the LOC118394838 gene encoding alanine aminotransferase 2-like isoform X2, translated as MTENAVFSQNKVLTIDTMNPNVKNVEYAVRGPIVQRAVQIEKELREGVKKPFTEVIKANIGDAHAMGQQPITFFRQVLALCSYPELLKDNMFPEDAKSRARRILQACGGRSLGAYSASQGIDCVRQDVARYIERRDGGVPCDPDNVYLTSGASDGIVTMLKLLVCGEGASKTGVMISIPQYPLYSAALAELGAVQVNYYLNEEKCWSMDLSELERSLAEARKHCNPKVLCIINPGNPTGQVQSRQCIEDVIRFAAKEHLFLMADEVYQDNVYAEGCQFHSFKKVLFELGPQYSNTVELVSFHSTSKCYMGECGFRGGYMEVINMDPEVKAQLIKLVSVRLCPAVPGQALMDLVVNSPQPGEPSYTTFMKERTATLSLLAEKAKLTEEILNTVPGITCNPVQGAMYSFPNISLPQKAIKEAKTLGQAPDMFYCMKMLEETGICLVPGSGFGQKDGTYHFRMTILPPTDKLKLLLAKVKEFHQKFTRQYS; from the exons GGAGTGAAGAAGCCCTTCACTGAGGTCATCAAGGCCAATATCGGTGACGCCCATGCCATGGGCCAGCAGCCAATCACCTTCTTCCGCCAG GTCTTGGCACTCTGCTCCTACCCGGAACTCTTGAAGGACAATATGTTTCCAGAGGATGCCAAAAGCAGAGCGCGCCGCATTCTGCAGGCTTGTGGAGGGAGAAGTTTGG gtgcgTACAGTGCCAGTCAGGGAATAGACTGTGTGCGGCAGGACGTAGCTCGCTACATCGAGCGTCGGGACGGGGGCGTGCCCTGTGACCCAGACAACGTCTACCTCACCAGCGGCGCCAGCGACGGCATCGTG actATGCTGAAGCTGTTGGTGTGTGGTGAGGGTGCGTCGAAGACAGGGGTGATGATCTCCATCCCTCAGTACCCTCTGTACTCAGCTGCTCTGGCTGAGCTGGGTGCTGTGCAGGTCAACTACTACCTGAATGAGGAGAAGTGCTGGAGCATGGACCTCAGTGAGCTGGAGCGCTCCCTAGCGGAGGCCAGGAAGCACTGCAACCCCAAAGTCCTCTGCATCATCAACCCTGGAAACCCCACTG GTCAGGTCCAGAGTAGACAGTGCATTGAGGATGTGATCCGATTCGCTGCTAAGGAGCATCTCTTCCTGATGGCTGATGAG GTGTACCAGGATAATGTGTATGCGGAGGGTTGTCAGTTCCATTCCTTTAAGAAGGTGCTGTTTGAGTTGGGACCACAGTACTCAAACACTGTAGAGCTGGTGTCTTTCCACTCCACCTCCAAGTGCTACATGGGAGA GTGTGGTTTCCGTGGGGGTTACATGGAGGTGATCAACATGGACCCAGAGGTGAAAGCCCAGCTCATTAAGCTGGTGTCGGTCAGACTGTGTCCCGCCGTCCCTGGTCAGGCTCTAATGGACCTGGTGGTCAACTCCCCACAGCCAGGAGAACCTTCGTACACCACCTTCATGAAG GAGCGAACAGCAACCCTCAGTCTGCTGGCAGAGAAGGCCAAGTTGACAGAGGAAATTTTGAACACTGTACCTGGGATCACCTGTAACCCTGTCCAGGGAGCCATGTACTCGTTCCCCAACATCAGCCTGCCTCAGAAAGCCATCAAAGAGGCGAAG acTCTGGGCCAGGCACCGGACATGTTCTACTGTatgaagatgttggaggagacTGGCATCTGTCTGGTGCCGGGAAGTGGCTTTGGACAGAAAGACGGGACCTACCACTTCAG GATGACCATTCTGCCACCCACAGACAAGCTGAAGCTCTTACTGGCTAAAGTGAAGGAGTTCCACCAGAAATTCACTCGGCAGTACTCTTAA